The following is a genomic window from Desulfobaccales bacterium.
AGCTTCTGGCTGGCTCACGTGCACCGTTTCTATCTTTTGGCCGAGGACCAGGGGGAGCCCGAGGACTACGAGGCCCTGGACCCCCGCTTTGCCAGCCTGGTGGAGACGGTGGAGGTGGAGGGAGAGCAGCTGGCGGGGCTCACCGCCATGGGCCAGCTCTTTCATGAGACCTTCCGGCACCGCTTCGCCCGTCAGAAGGAGCTGCTCCTGCCGCCGCCTGCCGGTCTGAGGCCGGAAGATAAAAAAATCACCTACGAAAAGAACTTGGGCCCCCGGCCGCCGGGGATTGAGACCTGGTTTGCCCGTCTCCTGGAAGTTCCGTACGTGACCCGGATTAATACTTACTGGTACAGTCCCGACCTGCCCCGGACGCCGTACTTCCGGCCGTCGGCCAAGGGCGAGGTGGACCGGGTGGAAGGGGGCTTCAGCGACGGCAAGGCCACCACCAAATTTACCGCCTTTATCACCGCCACCACCGCCGCCCAACGGGACGCCGCCCTGGCGGACCTGAATGAACGCTTCTTGAGTCGATAAAGGGTAAGAGAGGGACCCATGTGTCCAGAAGGAAAAGCCCTGGACCCCACGTTACTCAAGGTTGCCGCGGCCGGCTTGCTGCATGATGTGGGAAAGATTGCCGACCCGGAGGCCCTGGAGGTGGATGAGGCCTTCACGCGCAATCACGCCGATCTTTACCAGCCCTTTCACCGGGAGAGCGGCAGACACACTCACATTCATGCTCTTTATACAGCCGCTTTTTTGGACCGCCTGGCCGATCTGCTGCCGCCGGAATTCCAGGCTCGGAACTGGGGCGCAGGGGAGCCCCTCATTAATCTGGCCGCCGGCCATCATCGCCCGGAAGACAGCGCGCTGCGCTGGATTATCGCCGAAGCGGACCGCCTCTCCAGCGGCTGGGAGCGCTCCGTCGGGGAGGCTCCATCAGGAGAAAGTTCGGTTTCCCCGGCCGAATATCGCCTGACCCGTTTGGCTGCTATCTTGGCCGATCTGAGGCTCCCGGACAAAGAGGGGTCTTATTTGAACACTACCCACACAAATCCCCTGGGCTATCCCTTGAGGGAGCTCTCGCCCCTGGCCATTTTCCCCAGCCCTTTGGATAAGGCCAGGCCTCGGGACCCCAAAGAGGCCAAGGAGGAGTATGTCCGGCTTTTCACCCGGTTCCTGGAGCAACTGACACAACTGGCCCACAGACGGGAAAACCTGGAGCTCTGGCTGGAACACTTTGACAGTCTGCTTCTTTTATTCACTGCTTTGATTCCGGCCCAACGGGCAGGTCAGGTGGAGGCGGCCCGGGATGTCTCCCTGTATGATCACGCCCGCACCACCGCCGCCTTGGCCACGGCTCTCTATGCCTATCATCGACGTCACCAGAGCCTGACCGTGGCTGCCATTCGGGACTCGGCTGCCAAGAAATTTCTTTTTGTAAACGGCGACTTCTATGGCATCCAGGATTTCATCTTCAGCTCCGGTGGCGAGACCCGGCGTTATCGGGCCAAGCTCCTCCGGGGACGTTCCTTTGCAGTCTCCCTGCTGACGGAGCTGGCCGCTGACCTGGTGTGCCGCCGGGCGGGTTTGCCTTTTCTGTCGGTGGTGCTGCAGGCGGCCGGCAAGTTCACTATCCTGGCTCCCAACACCGACGAGGTCCGCAAGGCCGTCAATGAGGCCGACCAAGCTCTCAATGACTGGCTCTTTAAGGTCTCGCTGGGGGAAAGCGGCCTGGGCCTGGCAACCCGGGAGGCTTCCCCCGACGATCTTTTGGCCGGAAGGCTGGTGGACCTATGGGAGGGCATCAGCCAGGACCTGGAGCGCCGTAAACTGAAGCGCCTCGAGCTTGAACGTCACGGCGGGGCGGTGCCGGGCTATCTGGCCAGCTTTCGCAACGATCTCGAACGGCCTCTCTGTCCGCTGTGCGGCAAACGGCCCTCTTCCCTTCAGGGCGGCGAAGGGGGTGAGGATGCCTTTGTGCGGCAGGTGCCCTCAGCCTGCGCCATTTGCCGGGACCACATCTTTCTGGGCACCAACCTGGTCAAAGCCCACCGCTTGGCCGTCACCACTCTGGAAGCGGACCTTCGGGACCAAAACCAATGTTTGAGGGAGCCCCTCTTTGGCCGCTACCAGGTGGCCTTTGTCGATGGCTATCTCACTGAAGAGGCCCGCCGGGGGCGTCTCCTGAAGCTGTGGGACATTTCCCCTCCAGGTGAGAACCTGGCCTCTCCGGTGACCCGGAAATTCATCAACGGCTATATTCCGGTGGCCCGGGAAGAAGATCTTTATGATGACCGGCTTCAGGATCTGGAGGAAAAGCCGGAACCGGGAGCCCCCAAGACCCTGGGGCATCTTGCCGCCCTGGCTCTGTCGCATACCGAGATCCCTGGAAAGTTTCAAGGGCTGGAAGCGCTGGGGGTTCTCAAGGCCGACGTCGATAATCTTGGATTGCTTTTGACCTGTGGCCTTCCCGAGGCCAAATTCACCCTGTCGCGGCTGGCCACGGTCAGCCGGCAGCTGCACTTCTTCTTCTGTCTTTACCTCCCCCATCTGCTGGCCTCCACCCCAGAGTTTCAGGAGACCTACACGGTCTTTGCCGGGGGAGACGATCTCTTTCTTTTGGGGCCCTGGAACCGGGTGGCGGCCTTGGCCCGGGTGATTCGGGAGCGTTTCACGGCTTATGTGGGCGGCAACCCGGCAGTCCACCTGTCCGCCGGCCTGACCCTCGAAAAAGCGCACACCCCGGTGGACCAGTTGGCCGCCAGGGGTGAGGCGGCGCTCAAAGAGGCCAAGAATGCCGGGAGGGACCGGCTTAATCAATTTGGGGAAAACGTTCCCTGGCGCCACATAAACGAGTTGGCCCAGGTCAAAGCCACCCTGCATCAATGGCTGGAGGAGGGCTGGCTCACTGCCGCCATGCTCTACCGGCTCAATGAGTTTATCCGCTTGGCGGCGGAGGAGAAAAACCTCGTGGCCGGCCGACAGGCTCATCTGGATGACCTAGCCTGCCTGAAGTGGCGGGCCCATCTGGCCTATTTCACCGGCAGAAACGTCGCCCGGCACCTCAAGGAGGCCGCCCGGGAGACAGCCGTCAATAGAGTGCACGAAACTCTGGCCGCCTGGCTTACCAGCTATGGCGGCGCCCTGCGCATCCCCTTATGGGAACTGCTGTATGAAAGGAGGAGGGCATGAGTCCGGATGTCACCCAAATTTCCTTGTGGGCAGACCGGGAAAAGGGGGTTTTAAACCCGTTAATCTTCTCCAAGAGCGCCAGGGAGCTCTCCCGAACTTTGGCAGCTCAAAAGGGCAACAAACGCACCCAAATTCGCAAATTTTACGATGAAGTCTTGAGACTGGACCAGGCAGCCAAGAAGGAAAATCCGGAAAGATGGCCGAATGTTCTGGCCCAGCTTCATTTGCTCATCCCCAAGGCGGCCTATGCCCAGGGGCGGGATCTGGTATCCCCTGAATTTGTCAGGTTCATTCAAAATTCAGTGGAGCAAGTGAAACTCCCTCAGGATCTGTCTGTATTTGCCAATCTGTTTGAGGCTTTTATGGGTTTTTATAAACTCGATCGCCCAAAAGATTAATTACGGAGGCCGCCATGCAACTTGTCGATATCAAGGAAATCACCGGCACCCTCATCGTCAAAACCGGCCTGCGCATTGGCGCCGGCGACACTGAGATGCGCATCGGGGGCTTAGACAATCCCATCATCAAGCATCCCCATACCCTGGAGCCTTATATCCCCGGCTCCTCCCTCAAGGGCAAGGTGCGGAGCCTCCTGGAAATGAAAAGCGGCCTGATGGGAAAAACCAAAGGTGAACCCCTCAAAATTAAGGACCTATGGGGGCTGGAAGGAGAGCAGAGGGCTTTCGCCAGACGGATTCTCAAACTTTTCGGGGCCGGTGGTGCCGAGGCGGAGCAGATCGGGGAACAGGAAATCGGCCCCACCCGCGTCTCCTTTGCGGATTGCCCCCTGGAAGAGGCCTGGCGGGAGAAGGCCCTGCGGGAGGGTCTGAGCTTTACCGAGGTCAAATCGGAAAACGCCATCAACCGTATCGAAGGGGTGGCCCAGCATCCCCGCTTCATGGAGCGGGTGCCGGCCGACACCCGCTTCACTTTCCGGGTGACCTTGAAAGAACTGGATATCGACCGGGAGGACAATCTGGAGGGTCTGCTGCTGGAAGGCCTGAAGCTCCTCACTCTGGACGCCTTGGGGGGTTGCGGCAGCCGGGGCTATGGCCGCATCGAGCTGGTATTTGATAACCCGGCCATCAAGGCCAAGTTCGATGAAACCCTGCCTTTTCCCGCCACAGGGTCATGAGCCATGCGTCTCTATGAAATCACCCTGAGGCCCCGCTCGGCCCTGGGAACGCCGCTCTCCGGGGACACCCTCTTCGGCCAGTTCTGTTGGCAGGTGGCGTATGACCCGGGACTGGCGGAGGGCGGCTTGGAGAAACAACTGGCCCGGTACGCGGAAAGCCCCTTTGTTGTTTTCTCCTCCGCTTGGCCCTGCTTCCGGGTCCAGGATCGGCCAGCATATGCCATCAGACGCCCGGACCTGCCGGTGGACTGGCTTTCACCTCCCCCAGCAGGCTCCCGCCTGCAGCGACTCAAGCACCGTAAAGAAGTCA
Proteins encoded in this region:
- the csm2 gene encoding type III-A CRISPR-associated protein Csm2 produces the protein MSPDVTQISLWADREKGVLNPLIFSKSARELSRTLAAQKGNKRTQIRKFYDEVLRLDQAAKKENPERWPNVLAQLHLLIPKAAYAQGRDLVSPEFVRFIQNSVEQVKLPQDLSVFANLFEAFMGFYKLDRPKD
- the cas10 gene encoding type III-A CRISPR-associated protein Cas10/Csm1, giving the protein MCPEGKALDPTLLKVAAAGLLHDVGKIADPEALEVDEAFTRNHADLYQPFHRESGRHTHIHALYTAAFLDRLADLLPPEFQARNWGAGEPLINLAAGHHRPEDSALRWIIAEADRLSSGWERSVGEAPSGESSVSPAEYRLTRLAAILADLRLPDKEGSYLNTTHTNPLGYPLRELSPLAIFPSPLDKARPRDPKEAKEEYVRLFTRFLEQLTQLAHRRENLELWLEHFDSLLLLFTALIPAQRAGQVEAARDVSLYDHARTTAALATALYAYHRRHQSLTVAAIRDSAAKKFLFVNGDFYGIQDFIFSSGGETRRYRAKLLRGRSFAVSLLTELAADLVCRRAGLPFLSVVLQAAGKFTILAPNTDEVRKAVNEADQALNDWLFKVSLGESGLGLATREASPDDLLAGRLVDLWEGISQDLERRKLKRLELERHGGAVPGYLASFRNDLERPLCPLCGKRPSSLQGGEGGEDAFVRQVPSACAICRDHIFLGTNLVKAHRLAVTTLEADLRDQNQCLREPLFGRYQVAFVDGYLTEEARRGRLLKLWDISPPGENLASPVTRKFINGYIPVAREEDLYDDRLQDLEEKPEPGAPKTLGHLAALALSHTEIPGKFQGLEALGVLKADVDNLGLLLTCGLPEAKFTLSRLATVSRQLHFFFCLYLPHLLASTPEFQETYTVFAGGDDLFLLGPWNRVAALARVIRERFTAYVGGNPAVHLSAGLTLEKAHTPVDQLAARGEAALKEAKNAGRDRLNQFGENVPWRHINELAQVKATLHQWLEEGWLTAAMLYRLNEFIRLAAEEKNLVAGRQAHLDDLACLKWRAHLAYFTGRNVARHLKEAARETAVNRVHETLAAWLTSYGGALRIPLWELLYERRRA
- the csm3 gene encoding type III-A CRISPR-associated RAMP protein Csm3 encodes the protein MQLVDIKEITGTLIVKTGLRIGAGDTEMRIGGLDNPIIKHPHTLEPYIPGSSLKGKVRSLLEMKSGLMGKTKGEPLKIKDLWGLEGEQRAFARRILKLFGAGGAEAEQIGEQEIGPTRVSFADCPLEEAWREKALREGLSFTEVKSENAINRIEGVAQHPRFMERVPADTRFTFRVTLKELDIDREDNLEGLLLEGLKLLTLDALGGCGSRGYGRIELVFDNPAIKAKFDETLPFPATGS